The sequence TGTTCTTCTATCTCTCTTAATGAATTATCAACCATCTCTTCAATTGTTGATTATTACTATCACAAATTTATAAGATAATATCTTATAAACATAAATACTTAAAATCAATATTTAATTTAAATTCAAAATATTATCATCTTGCGATAGATGTGTATTATAGACACAACTCAAACCTTTGTCAAACTTTTTTTCAAAATATTTTCATCATCTTTCAATTAATTATTCCAGTTGCATGATATTTGAGCAAATATTGATGTTTTATTGCATTTAACACAATGTCTTTTGCTTTTATTATTGTTTTATCAACTATTTTATGTTTGAATAGATTTCTTCTAAATTAATCATAGGATTGTAGGGGTTTCTAATCGTATGGATAGGATATGGAATCAAAAAGGTCTAACACTCATTGAACTGGTAGTTGTCATTGCTATTTTAGCTATTATTGCTACAGTTGCTATCCCACGTATTCAACTCATGTTAGCAAGACAAGAAATGCAAAATATTTCCATTTTAATTCCACAAATCTTAAGAGCCGCTCGGCATGAGGCTTTCTTACGGCGTAAAGATATTGTTGTTTGTTCGAGTAATGATGGACTAATATGTACCAATCATTCTCTGTGGCAAAACCATATTATTACATTTGTTGATACAAATCATAATCGTCAAAAAGATGAGCATGAAGAAATACTTTCATCACAATATGTAAACGCAAAATATGCAACGATTACACGTATAGGTGCAAGACACGCCAATTATATTATGTTTAAAAGTAGCAATGCTCTCCCTCAAGGTTCTCAAGGTAGTTTTTATTATTGCTCTTTAATGGACAAATCTTTAAATCGCCGTATTATCTTAAATGGCATGGGGTGGCATAGAATTGAAAAATTAGATTCTTGTTCTTAAATACCTCCTATATAATTTTTAGATATAATTCTATTACTTGAATAAAAATCACCTTAGTGATAAGGCGTTTTTTTAAACACACATGAAGTTGAAAGTGAAAAGAAAAATTGCAACAACGTCGTTGATTTAATAAGAAGGATTGAAGTGAGATAAAAGAGAAAAATCTGCTTAAATTGAGTTTTAAGCAGATTTTTTATTTAGATAGAATCTTTATATACATTCTGATTCTGTAGTTGTTGAATCTGTTACTGTATAGAATGGATTTTATTGCGACACTTATCAATTTCTTGTTCAGCTTCATTATCTGTCTTCATATGGGCACGGTCTAGTTTATCATAGCGTTCCCAAAAAGATTCGTCAGATTCAAAAAAACCTTTTTTTAACTTATTCAATGCCACACTACGGCGATAGATTCCGTCTTCGTAGCTTTCGATGTTACGCTCAAGCACTTCAATCTCAGAGCGTAGTTGATTAATTTTATTTTGATTACTCATATCATTCAGCCTTTATTAAAAAATAAACTTGCGACTATTACTATCAATTTGAATTACTCTACGCTGTGTAGGTAGATTCTGTTTGATATGCAATAATATTTTATCGATGTTATAGCCATGTTCTGCACTATAATAAATAGGCATGTGAATGTTTAATCCTGTCGCCTCTTTAATACGTTGCTGAACATTATAGGCTTGTTCATCTAAAAACTGTTTTAATGTAGCTTCAGGGCAATTATTGACCGAATCCCAATAACGCCCTTTCATTGCCATATCTGCTTGATTAATTAAAACAATAATACGTTTTGGGTCGATAATTGGTACAATTACATCTCGTAATAATTGATAAGCTGTTCCTAAATCACGAGAACTACCATCAAGAATGACCATAACCATATCGATCAAACCATAAGGAATTGAATTATCTCCACCTACCGATACCGTTTTGATTAAAATGTCAGTAATATTACGAGCATGGCGTTTGTCATTTTCCTTACCATCACCCAAACCTGCGGAATCATGAATACGGAAATAATCATTTACTTCGTAATGAGATACGATTTGAGTTTCTGGTTCACAACCTGTACCCACTTTGGCAACATTATCTCCAAAAAGAGCATTGATGGTAGAGCTTTTGCCTACACCTGTAGCACCAACTAATAATACATCTAAAGGACGTAACAAATTGCGTTGTTCAATTTCACGTTGAATATCGTAATATAAATTTTGCATTCTATTACCACCAACTGCTAATAGTACGTACTAC comes from Moraxella sp. ZY210820 and encodes:
- a CDS encoding GspH/FimT family pseudopilin yields the protein MDRIWNQKGLTLIELVVVIAILAIIATVAIPRIQLMLARQEMQNISILIPQILRAARHEAFLRRKDIVVCSSNDGLICTNHSLWQNHIITFVDTNHNRQKDEHEEILSSQYVNAKYATITRIGARHANYIMFKSSNALPQGSQGSFYYCSLMDKSLNRRIILNGMGWHRIEKLDSCS
- a CDS encoding GTPase family protein, yielding MQNLYYDIQREIEQRNLLRPLDVLLVGATGVGKSSTINALFGDNVAKVGTGCEPETQIVSHYEVNDYFRIHDSAGLGDGKENDKRHARNITDILIKTVSVGGDNSIPYGLIDMVMVILDGSSRDLGTAYQLLRDVIVPIIDPKRIIVLINQADMAMKGRYWDSVNNCPEATLKQFLDEQAYNVQQRIKEATGLNIHMPIYYSAEHGYNIDKILLHIKQNLPTQRRVIQIDSNSRKFIF